One window of the Leucobacter komagatae genome contains the following:
- a CDS encoding GNAT family N-acetyltransferase — protein sequence MTASGGGQQPANAPRIGVAFFYHESHSFSPIATDLAAFEAEDHHEGDRLIDVYSGTQTELGGFLDVLGARGATPVPLTAAAAMPAGTVTTAAYATLLREFELALRRAVADNPLDGLLLALHGSMVSETEQDPEGAIIELARAILGADAQIAVTFDLHANVSGTPAECGALIFGYQTYPHIDMYDQGVRAANALLDALAGEPLTVRTVRLPMLLRSINMRTAEGPMADVVEFARARETGGVRAVSPHAGFPYADTRCSGAAVSVVAADPSEAERVAQEVAEYFWAQRERYQVDVAAIPEALAAARDAIAVGETPVVLADVADNPQSGGSADTTVLLREVFAADLGTVLMSAICDDGVVRVARSAGVGAVLETQLAGKASTEFGAPLTVKAEVLAATDGVYVNDGPFNAGLSVDTGGAAWLRLRTVGGHPVSATADVVVTGRPITANDPALYRYLGVDPTAYDVLAWKVKNHFRAAFEPVVGRIIPVDAPGPAQTDFTALRFQHTDTAAWPFDGDRKLGDLTADEPLTGAVRPFTIRPATHEDLPDIAEFHVAVWQEAYAGLMDAGFLRTLTPERRLPEWEQALGRAPGYQVLVAHSASGAFLGFGSAHRHDDTGPLGLELHTLNLTPEARGTGLAAVLIDRLLGDEPAFAWVVDGNARAFEFYRKVGFEPTDDRRPDEESRVDDIRVVRGAR from the coding sequence ATGACAGCATCAGGCGGCGGGCAGCAGCCCGCGAATGCCCCGCGCATTGGGGTCGCCTTCTTCTATCACGAGTCACACTCGTTTAGCCCGATCGCGACTGACCTCGCGGCGTTCGAAGCTGAGGATCATCACGAGGGCGACCGCCTCATCGACGTCTACTCGGGGACGCAGACAGAACTCGGTGGATTCCTCGACGTGCTCGGCGCCCGCGGGGCGACGCCGGTGCCGCTCACCGCAGCAGCGGCGATGCCCGCTGGCACCGTCACGACTGCCGCTTACGCGACGCTGTTGCGAGAATTCGAACTCGCACTTCGGCGCGCGGTCGCCGACAACCCGCTCGATGGCCTGCTGCTCGCGCTGCACGGCTCCATGGTGTCTGAGACAGAGCAAGATCCCGAGGGCGCGATCATCGAACTCGCCCGCGCGATCCTCGGCGCCGACGCGCAGATCGCGGTGACCTTCGATCTCCACGCCAACGTCAGCGGCACACCGGCGGAGTGCGGAGCGCTCATCTTCGGCTACCAGACCTACCCGCACATCGACATGTACGATCAGGGCGTGCGGGCCGCAAACGCCCTGCTTGACGCGCTCGCGGGGGAGCCGCTCACGGTGCGCACCGTGCGGCTTCCGATGCTGCTGCGCAGCATCAATATGCGAACCGCTGAGGGGCCCATGGCCGACGTCGTCGAGTTCGCGCGGGCTCGCGAGACCGGCGGCGTGCGCGCGGTCAGCCCGCACGCCGGGTTTCCCTACGCTGACACCCGCTGCTCGGGGGCCGCTGTGAGCGTCGTTGCGGCTGACCCATCCGAGGCCGAGCGTGTCGCCCAAGAAGTGGCCGAGTACTTCTGGGCGCAGCGCGAGCGCTACCAGGTCGACGTCGCGGCCATCCCTGAGGCGCTCGCGGCCGCGCGTGATGCGATCGCTGTGGGGGAGACCCCGGTAGTGCTCGCCGATGTCGCCGATAACCCCCAGTCGGGCGGCAGCGCAGACACTACGGTGCTACTCCGCGAGGTGTTCGCGGCAGACCTCGGCACCGTGCTCATGTCGGCGATCTGTGACGACGGCGTGGTGCGCGTGGCCCGTTCGGCCGGTGTCGGGGCCGTGCTCGAAACGCAACTCGCGGGGAAGGCTTCCACGGAGTTCGGTGCGCCGCTCACCGTCAAGGCCGAGGTACTTGCGGCGACCGACGGCGTCTACGTGAACGATGGGCCGTTCAACGCGGGGCTCTCTGTCGATACCGGCGGCGCCGCGTGGCTGCGGCTGCGCACCGTCGGCGGGCACCCGGTCTCTGCCACAGCAGACGTCGTTGTCACGGGCCGCCCGATCACCGCGAATGACCCGGCGCTGTACCGGTACCTTGGCGTCGACCCGACTGCGTACGACGTGCTCGCCTGGAAAGTGAAGAACCACTTCCGTGCGGCATTTGAGCCCGTCGTTGGGCGCATCATTCCTGTTGATGCCCCTGGACCCGCGCAAACAGATTTCACCGCACTGAGGTTCCAACACACCGACACTGCTGCATGGCCGTTTGACGGCGACCGTAAACTCGGCGACCTCACTGCTGACGAGCCCCTCACCGGGGCCGTGCGGCCGTTTACGATTCGACCGGCGACTCACGAAGACCTGCCCGACATTGCCGAGTTTCACGTCGCCGTCTGGCAAGAAGCGTACGCGGGGCTCATGGACGCCGGTTTCCTCCGCACCCTCACCCCCGAACGGCGGCTCCCGGAATGGGAGCAAGCGCTTGGACGGGCACCCGGCTACCAGGTCTTGGTCGCGCACTCCGCCTCGGGCGCCTTTCTTGGGTTCGGGTCGGCACACCGGCACGACGACACGGGGCCCCTCGGCCTCGAGCTGCACACGCTCAACCTCACACCGGAGGCGCGAGGCACCGGGCTCGCTGCTGTACTCATCGACCGGCTGCTCGGTGACGAGCCCGCGTTTGCCTGGGTCGTCGACGGGAACGCACGAGCGTTTGAGTTTTACAGGAAGGTCGGCTTCGAACCGACTGACGACCGCCGCCCCGACGAAGAGAGCCGCGTTGATGACATTCGGGTGGTGAGGGGTGCGCGATGA
- a CDS encoding NAD(P)/FAD-dependent oxidoreductase, with the protein MNGGAVESVHRVDLVVVGGGPAGLSAAARAAEGGLTVVLIEENHQTGGKLRGQLHQENDGEWWIGWTLANDLLARVERAGVRILTDTVAWAIEPGWVVRATSSRGGDAAEIHTRTVLIATGAVEKPMPVEGWTLPGVFTIGGAQILTNTHRVRPGARSVVVGVDPLSLTIARAMKLGGVDVDSIVLPPAQVPDSDPQATLKRLGGLSKLAPYFYMRLGGALMAVPGLAAIAARVLPRSLPLWGIPLRLTTRLVRVVGDDRVTGAEVETVRANGAAVPGSRRVIRTDSVCLSNGLVPLSDLSASLGLEFVTSDSVGAKVPVHSATGATALPGLFLAGNTVGVESAKVSLKQGEIVAGEILATLGNHPFKTRETELGELRQLRADSEFTFEPAIQQGHDEIAALFTQRQEAPLP; encoded by the coding sequence GTGAACGGGGGAGCCGTCGAAAGCGTTCACAGAGTCGACCTCGTTGTTGTCGGTGGTGGCCCCGCGGGGCTCTCGGCGGCAGCGCGCGCTGCCGAGGGCGGGCTGACTGTCGTTCTTATCGAAGAGAACCACCAGACCGGAGGCAAGCTGCGCGGCCAACTTCACCAGGAGAACGACGGCGAGTGGTGGATCGGCTGGACCCTCGCGAACGACCTGCTCGCTCGCGTCGAGCGCGCAGGCGTGCGGATCCTCACCGATACCGTTGCCTGGGCCATTGAACCCGGATGGGTGGTTCGCGCGACCTCGTCACGCGGCGGCGACGCCGCCGAGATCCACACCCGCACGGTGCTGATCGCGACCGGTGCTGTCGAAAAGCCGATGCCAGTCGAAGGGTGGACGCTGCCCGGGGTATTCACGATTGGCGGCGCGCAGATCCTGACCAACACGCACAGGGTGCGGCCCGGCGCGCGCAGCGTCGTCGTGGGAGTCGACCCGCTCTCCCTCACGATTGCGCGCGCAATGAAGCTCGGCGGCGTTGACGTCGACTCAATTGTGCTCCCACCCGCGCAGGTCCCCGATAGCGACCCGCAGGCCACCCTGAAGCGGCTCGGCGGCCTGAGTAAACTCGCGCCGTACTTCTACATGCGCCTCGGCGGTGCCCTCATGGCGGTTCCCGGCCTCGCCGCGATCGCCGCGAGGGTACTCCCGCGCTCGCTCCCGCTGTGGGGAATTCCGCTGCGCCTCACCACCCGCCTTGTCCGTGTCGTCGGCGACGACCGCGTGACGGGTGCGGAGGTCGAGACGGTGCGCGCAAACGGTGCTGCCGTGCCCGGGAGCCGGCGCGTCATCAGGACGGACTCGGTCTGCCTCTCGAACGGACTCGTGCCGCTCAGCGACCTCAGCGCCTCCCTCGGGCTCGAATTCGTCACGAGCGACTCCGTCGGAGCGAAGGTGCCTGTGCATTCGGCGACGGGAGCGACCGCGCTGCCGGGCCTCTTTCTAGCGGGGAACACTGTCGGCGTCGAAAGCGCGAAAGTGTCACTGAAACAGGGAGAGATCGTCGCGGGCGAGATTCTCGCAACCCTCGGGAATCACCCGTTCAAGACGCGGGAAACGGAGCTCGGCGAGCTGCGCCAGCTGCGCGCCGACAGTGAGTTCACCTTCGAACCCGCCATCCAGCAGGGCCACGACGAGATCGCGGCCCTCTTCACCCAGCGACAGGAGGCACCTCTGCCGTAA
- a CDS encoding (2Fe-2S)-binding protein encodes MNHTVCRCEDVTAQDIADAVEAGVCTAQEVKFQTRAGMGFCQGRVCRTAIEELLGQAGIAPEAGGSSMTVRLPVRPTALGDLAESAAREEGAA; translated from the coding sequence ATGAACCACACTGTGTGCCGGTGCGAAGACGTCACCGCGCAAGACATCGCTGACGCCGTTGAGGCGGGCGTCTGCACCGCTCAGGAAGTGAAGTTTCAGACCCGCGCGGGCATGGGGTTCTGCCAGGGCCGCGTCTGCCGCACCGCGATCGAGGAGCTTCTCGGCCAGGCCGGCATCGCGCCCGAGGCCGGAGGCAGCTCGATGACAGTCCGCCTGCCAGTGCGCCCAACCGCGCTCGGTGATCTGGCGGAGTCGGCAGCACGGGAAGAGGGTGCGGCATGA
- a CDS encoding 2Fe-2S iron-sulfur cluster-binding protein: MTERIEHHPVLPEPPAADDANFTFNGESYVGRTGEPVAAALLAAGVRELRTSPVAGEPRGLYCGIGHCYECRLWLGPDEETAERVRGCQAPISDGDTYRSTRGCDS, translated from the coding sequence ATGACCGAACGGATTGAGCACCATCCCGTACTCCCAGAGCCGCCCGCGGCTGACGACGCGAACTTTACCTTCAACGGCGAGTCGTACGTGGGGCGCACAGGCGAGCCGGTCGCGGCAGCACTGCTCGCAGCGGGCGTGCGCGAGCTGCGTACCTCGCCCGTCGCGGGTGAGCCTCGCGGGCTCTACTGCGGGATCGGGCACTGCTACGAGTGCCGCCTCTGGCTCGGACCCGACGAGGAGACGGCGGAGCGGGTGCGCGGCTGCCAGGCACCGATCAGCGACGGTGACACCTACCGTTCGACGCGGGGGTGCGACTCGTGA